Within the Deltaproteobacteria bacterium genome, the region GCCATTGTTCTTCCCGTCCCTTTCACAAGGAAGACGGGGTCATAACCGAAACCTCCCGTCCCGCGCGGGGCGGGGATGATCTCACCGTCGATCCGGCCGTCCGTTTCCGCGATCACGCGGCCTGGAAGCACGCAGACCGCCACGCATACGAACGCCGCTTTCCACGGCCCGGGACACGCCTTAAGATCGTCAAGGAGCATGGCATTGTTGTCGCGATCCGACGCCTGCGGGCCCGCGTATCGCGCGGAATGCACTCCGGGCCGTCCTCCCAGCGCGTCCACCACAATGCCGGAGTCGTCGGCGATGCACATCAGCCGGTGGGCCGCGGCGTAATGAAGCGCCTTGATCCGGGCGTTATCGGAGAAGGTCTTCCCGTTCTCCTCGGGTTCCTTTA harbors:
- the rdgB gene encoding RdgB/HAM1 family non-canonical purine NTP pyrophosphatase, whose product is MIRLLLATKNRGKVQELKALLGLGALKNVEVKAIFEMPHIKEPEENGKTFSDNARIKALHYAAAHRLMCIADDSGIVVDALGGRPGVHSARYAGPQASDRDNNAMLLDDLKACPGPWKAAFVCVAVCVLPGRVIAETDGRIDGEIIPAPRGTGGFGYDPVFLVKGTGRTMAELSTEEKNRISHRGQAIRKLVAELRAQGVLG